The genomic interval TTATTTACCAGGGTGCGCGCCTCGTCCTGAAACCCTTCAATACGCACTTATGCTTCTACAAAAGAAAATTCGAACCGAGAAAGCATCACGCAGACTTTCTCCCAAAAGGTTGGTATGATGAGACGTTACAGCGATAAACAAAATGTTCAAAAAAAGCCGTATTACAGTGATCGTTACTTTGTAGCCCCTCAAATTCCAAAAGAGGCTGTGGAGAGTGACGAAATCTTTGCCAATGATGTCAAAGTATTGCAAGAGAGTTTTGAGATCAAAGAGGCGTATATTCAAAGGGGGCAATTGGTTGTTTATATTGACCCAAAAGATAACGTCGATGTTTTAATGGCTTTAAGAGATCAGCTCTCCTACAACTTTTTGAGTGAACACAGCGCGATTGACTGGTTAGCCAAAAGTGGTGAATTTGAGATTTTTTACCAGATGCTTTCAACCTCAAAGCGTAAACGCATGCGTGTGAAATGTTTTATCAAAGAAAAAGAGGTGCTTAAAAGCGTTATTAACGTTTACAAAAGTGCCGATTGGGCGGAGCGCGAGATGTACGATATGTTCGGTGTTATTATCAGTGGACATCCGTATATGAAACGTATTTTAATGCCCGATGATTGGTATGACCATCCGCTTCGCAAAACCTATCCGTTGCACGGTGATGAAGTGGCGCAATGGTATGAGATCGATAAGATTTTTGGTAAAGAGTACCGTGACATCATAGGACCCGAAGATCGCGATAGTGCACGTGTGGATGTGAACGATACGTACCGTTTTGCACACCTTAACCACGAAGTGCCTTTTGGTGCTGAGCCAAGCCAAGAAAAAACGAACATCGATTACCAAGAAGAGGGTGGCGTATTTATCGTGAAAAAACTCAAAAAAGAAGATGCTAAAATCGTGAAAGAGAGATATTAATCATGCAAAAAGTCAATCGTCTAAAACCTTTTTTTGAGAATATTGCTTTTGAGCGTGAAGATAACCACATGATCGTTAACTTTGGCCCTCAACACCCAAGTGCACACGGTCAGCTTCGTTTGATTTTGGAACTTGATGGCGAAAAAGTGAGCAAAGCGACCCCTGATATTGGCTATTTGCATCGCGGTATGGAGAAAATGGCTGAGAATATGATCTACAACGAATTTTTACCAACGACCGATCGAATGGATTATATTGCCGCAACTGCCAATAACTACGGCTTTGCGCTCTCGGTTGAAAAACTCATCGGTCTTGAAGTGCCAAGACGTGCTAAAGTGATTCGTATGATGCTTTTGGAGCTTAACCGCATCTCTTCTCACCTCTTTTGGCTCGCAACGCATGCCCTTGATGTGGGCGCGATGACAATTTTCCTTTACACCTTTAGAGAGCGAGAATACACGCTGGATTTGATCGAAGATTATTGTGGTGCGCGTTTGACGCACTCTTCGGTGAGAATCGGTGGTGTGCCACTGGATTTGCCAAAGGGATGGATTGACGGGCTCAATAAATTTATTAACCATTTGCCGCTTGATATTGCAGATTACGAAGGCTTACTTGACCAAAACCGTATCTGGAAAATGCGTTTGGAAGATGTGGGCGTTGTGAGCCCTGAACAAGCGCAAAGTTGGGGCTGTTCAGGACCGATGCTCAGAGGAAGTGGCATTGCATGGGATATTCGCAAAGAAGAGCCGTATGAACTCTACGATGAAGTGGAGTTTGATGTGCCTGTAAGTACGACCTGCGATAGTTATGGAAGGTATAAGCTTCACATGGAAGAGATGCGCCAAAGTGTTCGCATTCTCAAGCAACTCATTCCGATGTATGCGGAGACCTCACCCGAAATTATGGCCCATGCGCCTCAATATATCTCTGCGCCTAAAGAGCAGATTATGACGCAAAATTATTCGTTGATGCAGCATTTTGTACTCGTGACGCAAGGGATGCGTCCTCCTGTTGGAGAAGTGTATGTGGCGACCGAATCACCTAAAGGGGAGCTTGGTTTTTACATCAACTCTCAGGGCGATCCGTATCCTTACAGGTTAAAGCTTCGCGCACCGAGTTTCTTTCACACGGCACTTTTACAAGAGATTTTAGTGGGTGAATATTTAGCCGACGTGGTTGCGATTATTGGTAACGCGAACATCGTCTTTGGCGAAATTGACAGATAGGAGAAGGCGATGCAACGGTATGATTTACGCCATTTAGGGGATGATTTTTACGGACGTATGCTTGAGATTATCGATGAGACAGCCATGGGTGAAGTGTCCATTTTTATGTTTGAGATCGGTGATTTTTCTCCCATTCAAAAAAGTGCAGACGTCATCAAGGAGGCAGGTTGGACACTCATGAACTCGTTGAAATTCAATGAAGCTGACTGGACAATTGTGGTTAAAAAAGTGAAAAGTGAAGTAGCATAGATGGTAAAGAAGCAATTTATAGAAGCCTTAAATCAGCCGAGCCAAGACGCTTTTGCGTTTACATGTAAAGAGTTTGATCTTATTATTTGTCTAGGAACGCTTCCTTCTCGCCATGACACAACACTCTTGGAAGATTTGAGTGCGAGTGAGGCTAAAGTGGTCTATCTCTTTACGATGGAAGATTCCGATTTGGTTGAAAAAAGTACTTTTTTTAGCCGCTATGAAGTGGGTGCAGAAGAGGGTGTATTGGCACTTCTTGCCAAAAGTTTTCTTTTACATGTAAAGCTTCCAGAAACTGTTCAAAACTATTTTGAAGAACTCGATGAGGGTTACATCAGTGCGGAGAGCAATCTAGGCGAAGAAGAGATTGAAGAGATCGAAGCGTTGTATCAAGAGGCTAACCGTGTGCTGATTGTTTTAGGTGATGATCTGATACGTCATCCACAAGCTGCTTCTATTGCACATCTTGCAGGATTGATCGCAAAGTTTGGCAAAGCGAAATTGCTTGTTGTGGGTAGCACACCTGAAATGATTGTCTCATCACACAATGAGAGCGTTTTAGGCGCAGTTGAAAATCTGAAAAGTTTTGATGGGGTTGTGGTTTACCAATGCCCTGTAACGCAAGCGGATGAAGAGCAACTTCTCATCGGTTCCGCCCAGTTTCAAATGGCAGCCAAAGTGCAAAACAACGACAAAATCACGGTTGCCATCAACCAAGAGGTCTATCCGCGCACCTTTGTTCGCGACGATAGTTTAAAAGGCGTGATCGCTTTAATGCCCTGTGCGAAAGCGGACTCTAACTATCCCTACCATGTAGTAAAAATAGTGAAGGCAGAGCAATGAGCGATGTTTTAATAACCATAGATGGAAAACAGTGTACCGCGACAGAGGGTGAATACGTTTTAGGCGTTGCGCGCAGAAACGATATTTTTATCCCAGCGCTCTGTTATGTAACGAACTGTTCACCAACGCTTGCGTGTCGTTTGTGTTTGGTGGATATCGATGGCAAAAGGGCGTACAGTTGTAACGCACGCGCCAAAGAGGGCATGAACGTTATCACGAAAACGGAAGAGATCGAAAAAGAGCGAAGAGCGATCATGGAGATTTATGACATTAACCATCCTTTGGAGTGTGGTGTCTGCGACCAAAGTGGTGAATGCGAACTGCAAAACTACACCTTGCATATGGCTGTGGACAGCCAACACCACTGCATCGCCGACACGCACCGCCCAACCAAACAGTGGGGTAAAATCCATTACGATGCATCACTCTGTATCGTGTGTGAGCGTTGTGTCACGGTGTGTAAAGATATGATCGGCGAATCAGCCCTTAAAACCGTTCCTCGCGGTGGTGCTGAGCTTGATAAGGCATGGAAAGATAAAACCGAAAAAGACGCCTATGCGATGTGGAATAAACTCCAAAAGTCGATCATCGGTATTGCCAGTGGTGCTGAAACACTCGACTGTACACAGTGTGGCGAGTGTACGGCGGTATGTCCTGTAGGAGCGCTTGTTAGCTCAGACTTCCAATACACGTCTAACGCATGGGAACTTCAAAAAATCCCAGCGTCTAATCCGCATAGCAGTGATTGTTCGCTTCTTTATTACGATGTCAAACACACCAGTACGAGTAATCCTGAACCTAAAATTTACCGCGTCAATAGTGACCATAACTACGCGCCCCTTCATGCGGCAGCTCGTTATGGTTTTGACTTCCAAAACGAGGTTACATGTAAAGATGAAAGTGCGTTTGCACGGGTGGTTGAACTGCTTCAAACCAAAGTTGATACCATCGTTTTTGACAGTTACATTACCAATGAAGAAGCGTTGATTTTACAAAAACTCAAAGAGAAATTTGGCTTTAAGTTAGTAAACGAAGATGCCAAAGCGTATCAAAACTTCCTCAAACATTTTGCAAGTACATCAGGTTCAAATCTCTACAGTGGCGATTTAAAATTTATTTCTGAAAGCAATTTTGTCGTAAGCTTTGGATCTGCGATTAAAACTGATAGCCCTAATGCAGGGTATGCGATGAATAATGCGATTGGTATGAACAAAGGTGCTGGACTTTATTTCCACCCTGTGGCAGACCCCATCGTTTCGGCTTACTCAAAAAATCTTCTTAGTATCACTCATAAAATTGGCGCAGAAGAAGCCATCGCTTATCTTCTACTTGACCTTTTTGGTGATAAAGCGGCGATGCCAAAAGGTGTCGTTGACTATCTTGCCTCTTTTCACGCAGTAGAGAAAAAAATCATTCAAGAGAGCGTCAAAGAAGAGATCAAAGAGATGGTCAAAGACGAAGAGAGTGGCGAAGAAAAAGAGGTTGTTAAAACCATCACGAAAATGGTGGAGACCGAGATTGAAGTTGACACCAATGCGCTTCTTGAGATGATTGGTGAGGAAGTGGATTTGGTTGAGAAAATTACTAAACTGCTGGATAAAAAAGATAGCTTTAGTTTGATCGCGGGCGAAGACCTTTACACGCATCCACGAGCGGAAAATATCGCCAAACTGTTAGGCTTGATTGAGCGTTTTACCGCGTTTAAACTGGTCATTATTCCTTCACGTACCAATACATTGGGTATTTCGCTCATCTGTGATTTGGACGATGTAAAAGGAAACTTTAGTCTAGGCTATAACGTGAAAGGTGATTTTACGCTGAGTAGTTTGGGTAAGGGTGATTTGGATATGCCAGCCCTTAATCAACAAGAAGGAACGTTTACGTCGATGAACAAATGCGTTGTTCCTACCAACGCGGCACTTGCTTTTAAAGGCTATTGTCTTAATGATATTGCTAATGCCGTGGGCTTGGAAGCGGAGTGGACGATTGATTATACGCCTTATTTACCGAGTGAAAAAGGTTTTAAGAAAGAGAAATTTGATACCTTGCCGAACCGTTTTGAAAACGATGGTACTGAAAATCGTGGCTACGCCCTTGAGCCTCAAACGTTTACATGTAAAGATAATGTTGAACCAATTGCAAGCTTTACATGTAAAGAGGGCGATGTGGTTTACCGTGCTAATCCAGTATATCAATTTAGCGCCTTCACCAACAAAGCGCATCAACTCAGTGAAGCAGGAGCGCTGTACGCATCGACGGCATTCTTAGAAGCTAAAAATCTTCACGATGGTGCAGTCGTTACCGTGGAAAATGAGGCAGGTGCGAAGTTGGTTATCGCTGTAAAAGAAGAGAAGATGATCGATGGATTGATCGCGTATCTTCCAACGTTCGATACCAAAATCGATACCGCACCGTTTTTTAAAGAGGGTTACCGATTCGCTCACGTCGTGATTAAAGGAGTTGAACATGTTTGAAACAGCCGTTTTGGTTGAAACCATTGTCAAAGCCGTCATTGTTGTTGCGGTGGTTGCAGGTATGGCAGGGTTTGCGACGTTTATTGAACGAAAAGTGTTAGCCTTTATGCAACGCCGTCTAGGACCCATGAATGTGGGCCCGTATGGGTTATTACAACTCGCAGCCGATGGTATTAAACTCTTTACCAAAGAGGACATTGTCCCTCAAAATGCGGTCAAGCCTATTTTTATGATAGCCCCCGTGATTGCTGCAACAACAGCGTTTGTGGCGATGGCAGCGGTTCCTTATTTTCCTGAATTCACCCTTTTTGGCTATGTGATTCATCCGATTATCTCCGACATTAACGTAGCACTTTTGTATGTGATGGGCGTGGCATCGGTGGGCATTTATGGTCCACTACTAGCTGGTATGAGCAGTGCCAATAAATGGTCACTTTTAGGTGCGGCACGCGCTGTGGTGCAGATGCTCTCGTTTGAAGTGGTCACGGGTTTATCGGTACTTGCACCGATTATGATGATAGGCTCTTTATCACTGATTGATATTAACGATTACCAAAGTGATGGTCTTACCAGTTGGCTGATTTGGAAGCAACCTTTAGCCTTTATTTTGTTTGCGATGGCGGGATTCATGGAGACCAATCGTGCGCCTTTTGATACGATTGAGTTTGAAGCCGAAGTTGTGGCTGGGTATGCGACGGAGTATTCAGGTATGCGTTGGGGACTCTTTTTCATTGGTGAATATGCCAATATGATCACGATTTCAGTCCTTGTCAGCATCCTCTTTATGGGCGGCTACAATTCACTTTGGTTTATTCCAGGAGCCGTGATGATGTTAGTGAAAGTCTCTTTTTGGGTCTTTTTATTTTTATGGGTAAGAGCAGCATGGCCACACATTAGACCCGATCAGTTGATGTGGGTCTGTTGGAAAGTCTTAATGCCTTTAGCGGTGATTAACATCTTAATCACTGGCTTTGTGCTGATTTAGGAGGATGAAATGGAATTAAAAGATTTTAAGCAACGTAATATTTCTCCTGGATACATCTTTCTTGAGGGTGAAAAAGCACCTGAAAATGGGTGGCAAGCGTTTCAAAAAGTGGTCAAACGAACGCTCAAAGGCGAGCTTTTTGTTGGTCTTTGGATAGTGTTTCGAGAGATGATTCGTTTTGACATTCACACGATTCAGTACCCTGCCGAAAAAATGGAGATGAGTCCACGCTATCGTGCCATTCATCGTCTGCTTCGTCTGTTTGAAAGTGGTAGTGAGCGCTGCATTGGGTGTGGGTTGTGTGAGAAAATTTGTATCTCGAATTGTATTCGCATGGACACGCACATTGATGAGAAAAGCCGAAAAATGGTGAGCGAATACAGCATTAACTTTGGGCGTTGTATCTTTTGTGGGTATTGCGCTGAGGTCTGTCCTGAACTTGCCATCGTGCATGGGGTAGAGTATGAAAATGCCAGTGAACAACGCGCTCATTTTGGTCTCAAAGAGGATATGTTAACCCCGCTTGATACCTTTAGAGCCAACGAACAAAAAGAGTTTCCAGGGTTTGGTGCATTAAGTGATAATGCCGATGAAGCTGTGAAACAGACACCATTAGCGTATTGAGGTAGCCATGTATGAAATTATAGCATTTTATGTTTTTGCCGCATTGACCATCGGTATGTTTAGCATTGTGGTGACGAGTCGTAATGCCCTGTATGCGATGAGTGCATTAGCGGGCGGAATGATCTTCATCTCGGGCTTCTTTTTCATTTTGGATGCCGAGTTTTTAGGGGTCGTTCAAATCGTCGTTTATTCGGGCGCTATTATGGCACTTTACGCGTTTGGTATGATGTTTTTTGATACAACCCGCGATGTTTCAGAGAAAATGCGCTCCAAAAGAATCGCCTACAGCCTCTCCCTCTCCAGTGCGGTTTTGATTGTCGTCATTTTATGCGCACCGCTTGTGGGCGAGAGTGTGGAAGCACTGTATCCTAGCATCGAGGGTGTAGGCAATGTTCAGATGATCGGCGTTGTGCTCTTTACCAAATACTTAGTTCCGTTTGAGTTAGCCGCCATCATGCTTTTGGTTGCGATGATCTCAGGCATTGTGCTTGCGAGTAAAAAGATGGATGAGTATTTAGCCATCGAAGATGAAGATCTTGAAGATGTCAAGGAGGGCAGATGATCACCTTAACACACTATTTTATTTTAACAGGTATTCTATTTTCCATTGGGCTTGTCGGTGTGATGCGACGAACGAACCTTTTAATGCTTTTTTTCTCAACCGAGATTTTGCTCAATGCGATTAACGTAGGGTTTGTAGCGGTTTCAAAATATTACAACGATCTGAGCGGTCAACTTTTCGCCTTTTTTATCATTGCCGTTGCGGCAAGTGAAGTTGCCGTGGGGCTTGGACTTCTCATCTTGTGGTACAAACGCAATGGCTCGGTTGATCTTAACAGCCTTCAAACGATGAAAGGGTAAGCATGGAAAATTATCTTTATACCGCACTCTTTGCACCCTTGGTAAGCTCACTGTTTGTCGCCTTGTTTGCGGCACGCCCTAAGATGCTTTTTACGGGCATTGTGGCTTCTCTTCTTATTGCGATTTCGATGATTGCCTCCTTTGTGTTGCTCATCGATGTGAACACGTATGGCCCTTTACATGTAACGATGATGGACTGGATTGCCGCGGGCAATTTGGACGTTCCGTTTGGCTTTGTGGTCGATGAAATTTCTGTCATTATGATGGTCACCGTCACGCTGGTTTCAACCATCGTTCATATCTATTCGATTGGGTATATGGATTACGATAAGAGCTTTAACCGCTTTTTCTCTTACCTTTCCGCCTTTGTTTTCTCGATGATGATTTTGGTCATGAGCGATAACTTTGTAGGGCTTTTCATTGGTTGGGAAGGCGTGGGACTGTGTTCATGGCTCCTCATTGGTTTTTGGTACCAAAAACACTCTGCCTCTTGGGCGGCGAATGAAGCGTTTATTATGAACCGAATTGCCGACCTTGGCATGTTGATGGGTCTTTTTCTGATCTACTGGAGTGTGGGATCATTCCAATACGATGAATTTTTTGCCAGCGTAAAAACGATGGATTCTACGCTTCTGACAACGATTGGTATCTTCTTATTTATCGGTGCGATGGGTAAATCAGCACAGTTTCCCCTTCACACATGGCTCGCCGATGCGATGGAAGGTCCAACACCGGTTTCAGCACTCATTCACGCGGCGACCATGGTAACCGCAGGTGTTTATCTGGTTATTCGTTGTGGCGAACTCTATGCCCTTATCCCCGATGTGGGCTTTGCAATCGCATCCTTAGGCGCATTTGTCGCACTCTTTGCCGCTTCAATGGCATTGGTCAATAACGATCTTAAACGCATTATCGCCTACTCAACGCTTTCACAATTAGGTTACATGTTTGTGGCAGCAGGACTGGGTGCCTACTGGATTGCACTGTTTCACTTGATGACACACGCCTTCTTTAAATCACTTCTTTTTTTGGGTGCGGGTAATGTGATGCACGCGATGCACGATGAACTCAACATCAAAAAAATGGGTGGGTTGTATGGTTCGATGAAAGCAACGGCTATTTTGATGAGCGTGGCTTCGGTGGCATTGGCGGGAATTTATCCTTTCGCTGGCTTTTTCTCCAAAGATAAAATCTTGGAAGTTGCCTTTAATGAAGGTGCATACTTTTTATGGTTTGCCCTTTTCATCGGTGCGGGACTCACTGCATTTTACAGTTTCCGTTTGGTAATGCTCGTTTTCTTTGGCGAAAAAGAGCATGTGAAGTATGGCATTCATCCGCATGAAGCGCAACCGTTTGTCATTTATGCCCTGCTTCCTTTAGGGCTCTTAGCTATTGTGGCAGGATTTCTAGAACATACGTTTGAAGGGTTTGTAACGCGTCTTTTGGCACAGTATGAGATTCACATCGAACACGGTACGGAAGTGTTGCTCATTGCCGCCACATTGGGAATTGCGCTCAGTGGAATTGCTTTTGCAGTTTACATGTACAGGCACGGAGGTTTCCCAAAATCGTGGGAAGAACGTTTTTGCTACAAACTTTTAAGCAACCAATACTATATACCCAAACTCTATGAACTCTATATTATGCGTCCTTTTAGTGCTTTAGCAAACTTTGCATGGCAAAAAATTGATACGAAAGTGGTGGATTTAACAGTGGATTTAATTGCTAAAATGGTGTACTCCACAGGTGAAAAAAGCAGAAAAATGCAAAGTGGTAACCTCTCTGATATGCTCAGATGGATGGTGGTTGGTATGATTGGCTTACTCATTTTAGCCTTCGTTTATAGACCGATGGTTTAGGGAGTAGAAGATGGAACATATTTTATCACTTCTTGTATTTTTCCCTGCAATTGCAGGGCTCTTAGGCTTTTTGGTCGTTAAAGAGAGCATTCGAGCGTATGGTATCAGTGTCAGTGCGATTGAGTTTTTTCTCTCGATTATTTTATGGATTGGCTATGATGGTTCCAATGCTGGCTATCAATTTGTCGAGTATTATCCTTTTATCTCAAGCTATGGTATGAGTTATTATCTTGGCGTGGACGGTATTTCCCTTTTCTTAGTGATCTTATCGACCTTTATTACGATGATCGCACTTATTGCACTGAGTATCGAAAAAGAGATTAAAAACCTTATCATCTCCGTGCTCTTTTTAGAGATGACGATGGTGGGCGTATTTGTGATCTTGGATGTGATTTGGTTCTACGCCTTTTGGGAACTCTCTTTGGTGCCGATGCTCTATATCATTGGTGCGTGGGGAAGTGCGAACCGTATGTACGCTTCGATAAAATTCTTTCTCTACACCTTTGCAGGCTCCGTTTTAATGCTTGTGGGCATTTTGTATATGGGCTTTTTATACCACGAGGCAACGGGTATTTGGAGTTTTGCATTGCCAGATTGGTATTTGTTGCAAGTACCATTTGAGACGCAACTGTGGCTTTTTGGAGCGTTCTTCTTAGCGTTTGCGATTAAAGTGCCGATGTTCCCGTTTCATACATGGCTGCCTTATGCGCACGGTCAAGCCCCAACGATTGGTTCGATCATCCTTGCAGCCGTGCTTCTTAAAATGGGAAGTTACGGTTTTGTCCGTTTTTCACTCCCGCTATTTCCGGATGCGTCGGTCTATTTTCTGATCCCTGTGGCGGTGATTTGTATCATCATGGTGATTTACGCGGCGATGATTGCGTATGCACAAAAAGATATGAAACAGGTGATTGCCTACAGTTCGATTTCGCATATGGGTATTGTCATCCTTGGAACGTTTGCAATGAATGCTGAGGGCATTACAGGCTCCATCTTCTTGATGCTGAGCCATGGTATTGTCAGTGGCGCTCTGTTTATGCTGGTGGGGGTCATTTACGATCGCCGTCATACGAAGCTTATGAGTGATTTTGGAGGTCTGGCTTCCGTGATGCCAAACTTTGCAACCATCTACGGCATTATGCTGATGGCCTCTGTTGGACTTCCTCTTTCCATCGGATTTGTTGGGGAGTTTTTATCCTTAGCAGGGTTTTACCGCATTAGCTGGGTAATGACATTGTTGGCGGGAACGGGCATTATTTTGGGTGCAGTTTACATGCTCGTTTTGTATAAAAAATCTTTTTTTGGTGAAGTCGTGCATGCTGAGAATAGAACCCTCAAAGATCTTAACGCAAAAGAGTTAACGGCACTGATTCCGTTAGTGGCACTGGTCGTCATTTTGGGTGTTTATCCCAAACCCGTACTCAGTGTGATTGATATGAGTGTTCAAAAGATGCTGGTACTCATGGATCAAAAAGCGGTTGTGCAAGAGACAAAAGATCTGTTGTTTAAAGCCAATACGATAGGAGGAGCCTACTAATGTTAGAGCCTATTATCATTGATGTCGCAAGCCTCAATCTGCCTGCGCTTCTTCCTATGGCAATTCTTGTTGTGGGTGCCCTAGCGGTTATTTGTGCTGATTTAGCGGTTAAAGGGCTCAATCGTAGTTTTTTAACGATGATTACAGTGCTCTTCATTATCTTGGATTTTGGCGCGGTGATTGGCTACACAGGTCCTTCACGTGGATTTTTTGATGTGCTTTTGGTCGATGGCATTGCCATAATGGCACAAGTGATTATTTTAGTCGCTTCGGCTCTTTTCTTACCGCTCTCGTTAAGTCATCGCCACTTTAGAGAGTTTCGAATGGCAGAATTTTACGCCCTCTTTATGTTTATGATCGTAGGGTTCCAATGTATGGTGGTCAGCGACAATCTCATTTTGATTTTTATTGGATTAGAAACTTCAAGCCTTGCGCTTTACACACTCATTGCGCTACACAACCGTGCTAAAGCCTTTGAAGCAGCGATTAAATACTTCACTATGGGTGCATTGGCGGCTGGATTTTACGGAATGTCCGCACTTATTTTTTATGCTCTCACGGGGAGTGTTGAGATTTATCAGATCGAAAAAGTACTGATGGCGCGTCATTTTGAGCCACTTATTGGTGTGTTAGCGGCAACGGTATTTATGTTAGGTGCGCTTGGATTTAAACTCTCCTTGGTGCCATCACACACATGGACACCTGATGTGTACGAAGGAAGTTCAGCACCACTGGCTGGGTATATGTCCGTTGTACCAAAAATCGCAGGATTTGTGGTCGCAATGCGTCTGTTTGAGATGCTCGTAGCTTCGGGTGTGGTATGGGTAGAGCACATTCTTTACGTAGCCGTAGTGCTCACAATGACGTTAGCCAATCTTACAGCTCTTGTGCAAGAAGATGTCAAACGAATGTTAGCCTTTAGCTCCATTTCGCATGCGGGCTTTATGATGGCAGCCATTTTAATCGGAACAACCCAAGCCAATACTGCTCTTTTTCTCTATTGGACGCTTTTTATGTTTACCAACCTTGGCGCATTTACAATGCTTTGGATTGTCCGACATCGTAAAAATCTTTGGGATGAGCGTTATCAACACCCCTACACCAAATTTTCTGGCTTGGTCAAGATTATGCCTACAACGGCAACGATTATGGGTATTTTCATGTTTGCACTTGCGGGTATGCCACCTTTTTCTGTCTTTTGGGGTAAGCTCTATCTGATCAGTGCTGCGATTAACAGTGAGTTTATTTTCTTAGCTGTTATCATCGCGCTCAACAGTGCTATTGCGGTGTACTATTACATGAAGTTGGTCATTTACATGTTCTTAAAAGAGCCTGTCACTATCGATGCAAAGTTGTATGCCACCAATGCGTCAACCCCATTAAAAGTTATTGTGGGTGTTGCGGTTATTTTCACTATTTTTGCGATTGTTTTCGTGGATCCTTTATTAATGGTTATTACCAAATATGTGATCGCTAGCGGTTTTTAATAAGGGGTGAAAAACCCCTTATTTTGCTATAATGCACGCATGAAATCTATTTTAATCTTCCTTTTAGCATCGGTACAACTCTTCGCTTTGGAGATTGTTTTAAACAGTGGAAAAGAGAGTAGGGTGAATTACGCCATCTTACATGTAATGGATGCAAAGCCCTTTTTATGCCAAACAATCCCTGATGCCCTCGATAAAAAACACTACATTTGTACGATCAATCGACCCATTGACAAACCCATAGATTCGAAGAAAATGAAGCTCGTAGAGCTTGATTTTTATGAAAAAGAGGGTCTGTTTTATGTCGCGATTGAGCCAAAAGTCGATTCAAAACTGATCCCTGTGGAAGAGAGTCTTTATACGACCAGTGAGATTTTAACGAAACCTCAAGAGAAGCTTTATTCCCACTGGACGATTCTCTTGCAAGAAAAACCCCTTTATGAAGAGAAGAGTGTTCAAGATGGAATTGACTTTCCTGTTGAATTCCCCAAATATCAAAAGCCTTACATCGGCGCACTTGATCTCAATGGTGCTCCTATTTCATACGCACAAAGCAAAGATATAGGGCTCTATTTAGAGATTAAGAAGGCGTATGAGAGTGGTTATTATGATAATGTGGTGAAAGATGTCAAACGTGTTTTAACGCTTTTTCCTAACTCGATTTTTCGAAGTGAACTGGAACTGTATCAGATGCGCGCCATGGATAAAGTCTTGAGCGCTAAAGGTGAAGACAAATCCGATAATCTCGCTTTCAATGAAAATGACATTATCACTGTGGGTAAACGGTGGACAA from Sulfurospirillum multivorans DSM 12446 carries:
- the nuoI gene encoding NADH-quinone oxidoreductase subunit NuoI; amino-acid sequence: MELKDFKQRNISPGYIFLEGEKAPENGWQAFQKVVKRTLKGELFVGLWIVFREMIRFDIHTIQYPAEKMEMSPRYRAIHRLLRLFESGSERCIGCGLCEKICISNCIRMDTHIDEKSRKMVSEYSINFGRCIFCGYCAEVCPELAIVHGVEYENASEQRAHFGLKEDMLTPLDTFRANEQKEFPGFGALSDNADEAVKQTPLAY
- a CDS encoding NADH-quinone oxidoreductase subunit J; translated protein: MYEIIAFYVFAALTIGMFSIVVTSRNALYAMSALAGGMIFISGFFFILDAEFLGVVQIVVYSGAIMALYAFGMMFFDTTRDVSEKMRSKRIAYSLSLSSAVLIVVILCAPLVGESVEALYPSIEGVGNVQMIGVVLFTKYLVPFELAAIMLLVAMISGIVLASKKMDEYLAIEDEDLEDVKEGR
- the nuoK gene encoding NADH-quinone oxidoreductase subunit NuoK codes for the protein MITLTHYFILTGILFSIGLVGVMRRTNLLMLFFSTEILLNAINVGFVAVSKYYNDLSGQLFAFFIIAVAASEVAVGLGLLILWYKRNGSVDLNSLQTMKG
- the nuoL gene encoding NADH-quinone oxidoreductase subunit L; the encoded protein is MENYLYTALFAPLVSSLFVALFAARPKMLFTGIVASLLIAISMIASFVLLIDVNTYGPLHVTMMDWIAAGNLDVPFGFVVDEISVIMMVTVTLVSTIVHIYSIGYMDYDKSFNRFFSYLSAFVFSMMILVMSDNFVGLFIGWEGVGLCSWLLIGFWYQKHSASWAANEAFIMNRIADLGMLMGLFLIYWSVGSFQYDEFFASVKTMDSTLLTTIGIFLFIGAMGKSAQFPLHTWLADAMEGPTPVSALIHAATMVTAGVYLVIRCGELYALIPDVGFAIASLGAFVALFAASMALVNNDLKRIIAYSTLSQLGYMFVAAGLGAYWIALFHLMTHAFFKSLLFLGAGNVMHAMHDELNIKKMGGLYGSMKATAILMSVASVALAGIYPFAGFFSKDKILEVAFNEGAYFLWFALFIGAGLTAFYSFRLVMLVFFGEKEHVKYGIHPHEAQPFVIYALLPLGLLAIVAGFLEHTFEGFVTRLLAQYEIHIEHGTEVLLIAATLGIALSGIAFAVYMYRHGGFPKSWEERFCYKLLSNQYYIPKLYELYIMRPFSALANFAWQKIDTKVVDLTVDLIAKMVYSTGEKSRKMQSGNLSDMLRWMVVGMIGLLILAFVYRPMV
- a CDS encoding NADH-quinone oxidoreductase subunit M, which encodes MEHILSLLVFFPAIAGLLGFLVVKESIRAYGISVSAIEFFLSIILWIGYDGSNAGYQFVEYYPFISSYGMSYYLGVDGISLFLVILSTFITMIALIALSIEKEIKNLIISVLFLEMTMVGVFVILDVIWFYAFWELSLVPMLYIIGAWGSANRMYASIKFFLYTFAGSVLMLVGILYMGFLYHEATGIWSFALPDWYLLQVPFETQLWLFGAFFLAFAIKVPMFPFHTWLPYAHGQAPTIGSIILAAVLLKMGSYGFVRFSLPLFPDASVYFLIPVAVICIIMVIYAAMIAYAQKDMKQVIAYSSISHMGIVILGTFAMNAEGITGSIFLMLSHGIVSGALFMLVGVIYDRRHTKLMSDFGGLASVMPNFATIYGIMLMASVGLPLSIGFVGEFLSLAGFYRISWVMTLLAGTGIILGAVYMLVLYKKSFFGEVVHAENRTLKDLNAKELTALIPLVALVVILGVYPKPVLSVIDMSVQKMLVLMDQKAVVQETKDLLFKANTIGGAY